The Streptomyces laurentii region GCAGCGCGCCCCGGCCGCCGGCGATCAGCATCAGCGCCTCCTGCAGCTGGGTCACGCCGGGCCCGCGGGCGATCGGCCGGCCGCTCGGCGTGTGCGTGGGGACGTGGTGGGCGAGCCAGGAGGCGGGTACGTCGCCGTCGACCGTGAGCAGGGTGACCTCGGCCAGGTCCTCCAGGGACACCGCGGCCCGCGCGGCGAGCGGGTGGGCCGCGTGGATCGCGAGGACGCGTTCCTCCGCGAGCAGTGCCGGGCCCGCGCTCAATTCTTCGTCTTGTACGGGCAGCTCGGAGATCTGGACATGGAGTTCGCCCTTGCGGAGCTGACCGTACGGATCGGCGAGCGGGGCCTCGCAGAACTCCACGGCAAGCCGCGGGCGCCCGGCGCGCAGTGTCTCCGCCGCCCGCATGGCGATCTCGCCGGTCAGGGGGTTGGCGAACCCGACGTACAGCACGGTGTCGATACCGCGCGCGCTGGCGGCCGCCCGTTCCAGGGCGGCCTCGATCGCGCGGTGGTGCGGTTCGAGATCGGCGCGCAGCTGCCGCCCGAGCGAGGTGAGGGCGACCTTGCGGCTGGTACGGGCGAACAGCGGTGCGCCGACGCGGCGTTCGAGCCGCTGGACGAGCTGGCTCACCCGGGCCCGGGACAGCCGCATCCGTTCGGCCGTGCGGCCGAAGTGCAACTCTTCGGCGAGCAGCAGGAAACACTCCAGCTCGTCGTGCTCCACCGGCGTTCCCCCTGCTTGCTCGGTATCGGTAAGCCTGGCTGAACGAACGTTGCGTTCTTCGCCGTTGTTCCCCCCTCCCGCCCTGACCGAGGGTGGTCGAGCCGACGGATCCCGGCACCGCCCTTCATTCTCTTCAGCCCCTTCATCTGCCCCTCCGCCCTCACCATCGAGGAATCGACATGACTTCACGGCAAACAGCGAGCGGTGCTCTGCGCGGACGCGAAGGGGGCGTCCTGCTCGTCCTGTGCGGCGCGATCTTCCTGGAGGGCATCGACGTGGCCATGCTCAACGTGGCCCTGCCGTCCATCCGCGCCGACCTCGGCCTGTCCACCGGCTCGCTTCAGTGGGTCATGAGCGCGTACGTCCTCGGATACGGCGGCTTCATGCTGCTCGGCGGCCGGGCGGCCGACCTGTTCGGGCGCCGCCGGATGTTCGTCGGCTGGCTCGCGGTCTTCCTGCTCTTCTCCGGCCTGGGAGGATTCGCCACCGAGGGCTGGACACTGATCGTCGCCCGGTTCGTCACCGGCGTCGCCGCCGCCTTCATGACCCCGGCCGGTCTGTCCATCATCACCACCGGTTTCGAGGAGGGCCCGAGGCGCGACAAGGCCCTGCTCTTCTACGCCGGCACCTCGGCCGCCGGCTTCTCGATCGGCCTCGTCGTCGGCGGGCTGCTCACGGCGGTCGACTGGCGCTGGGTGTTCTTCGCCCCGGTCGTGCTCTCCGCGCTGATCCTCGTTGCCGCGCTCGCCCTCGTACCCAAGCCGCCGCGCCCCGGCCGCGCCGGGACCGGCACCGGGGGAGCGGGCGTCCGGCAGAGCGTCGACCTGGCCGGGGGCGTCACCGTCACCGCCGCCGTCGTCCTGCTCGTCCTCGGCGTGGAGCGCGCCACCCATTCGAGCCTCGCCTGGACGGCCGGAACGATCGGCGCGGGCCTCGCCTTCCTCGCCGCGTTCGCCGCCGTGGAACGCCGTTCGGCGTCCCCGCTGGTCCGTCTCGGCATCTTCCGCAGCGGCGCCCTGGTCCGCGCCAACCTCTCCGGGCTGCTGTTCTCGGCGGGCTTCTTCGGGTTCCAGTTCCTGGTCGTCCTCTACCTCCAGGAACTGCGCGACTGGTCGACTCTTCAGACCAGCTTCGCGATGATCGTCATCGGCATCGACGCGGTCCTCTCCCCGCTGCTCACCCCCGGCTGGTGGCCCGCTTCGGCAACGCCCGGGTGATCTTCGGCGGGCTCCTCCTGGCCTCGCTCGCGTACGCCCTGTTCCTGCCGGTCGGCGCCGACTGGACGTACCCGGCGATGTTCCCCAGCCTGATCGTCCTCGGCCTCGCCTTCTCCCTCGCCTACGGCCCGCTGACCATCGTCGCCACCGAAGGCGTCAAGGAGGAGGAACAGGGGCTGGCCGGGGGACTGCTGTACACCTCCTTCCAGTTCGGCGCCGCGCTCGGCCTCTCCACCGTCACCGCCGTCAACGTCGCCGCCACCACGTCGACTTCACCGGCCGCGCTGCTCGACGGCTACCGGGCCGCCCTGTGGGTCCCGCTCGCCGCGGCCCTGCTCGCCACCCTGGTCAGCGCCTTCGGGCTCCGCGCGCGGCGGGCTGCCGGAACGGTGGTCTCGCCGGGAGAACCCGTCGACCGGGGAGCCGACCGCAGCAGCGATCAACTCCCCGTATCCCACTGATCCTTCGCGCCCGGCTCCGCCCCCCGCAGGCCCCCGCTCACGCCTCCCGCAGCGCGTCCACGATCACCATCCGCCGCACCCGCCGGGCCGGCAGGACCGAGGCCGCGATGCCCGTCACGACGGTGGCGGCGAGCAGGGCCAGGATCGTCAGGGCCGTACCGCCCGACGAGGCCAGGACGTCCAGCGGGGCGATCCGGCCGCCGAGGACGGAGCGGGCGGCGAGGGTGCCGTAGACGACACCGAGCAGGGTGCCCGCGAGCGCGCCCGAGAGGGCGAGGAGTACGGACTCCAGAGTCAGCATGCGGCGCAGCTGCCCGCCCACCAGCCCGATCGCCCGCAGCATCCCGAACTCGCGGGTCCGCTCCTCCACCGTCAGCGTCAGCGTCGCCGCCACGCCCAGCGCGGCGATGGCCGTCGAGAAGCCGAGCAGCACGGTGACCACCATCATCAGCCGGTCCAGCATCGTGCGGACGAGCTTCGCGTCGGAGCCGGTGTCGGCGACGCGGATGCCGGGGTACGCGGCGAGCGCGCGGTCCACCGCCGCCCGGGCCTCGTCGCGGCCGGTCCCGTCCGCCGGGTTGACCAGCACCGTCGCGAGCCGGGCCGCGGTCGGCTCCGTACCTTCGTCGGAACCCGACGCCAGCCGGTCGAACGTCGCCCCCGTCACGTACAGCCCCGCGTCCGGGTACAGCTGCATGGGCAGCATCTCCGCGCCCCGTACGGCCGTGAGGTCCGGCCCCGGGTTCCGCAGCGGCCCGAGCGCCTCCCCGTCCCGCAGCGCCCGCGCCTGCGGTACGCCGTCGGCGCGCGGGTTGAGGCCCGCAGGGTCGGCCGTGGCGACGAGGGTGCGGTGTCCGTCGAGGGTGACGGTGGCGGTACGGACGGGGGTGACGGTCAGGTTCCGCTCGGCGCGCAGCGCCGCGAGGGCCCCGGCCGGCACCGTCTCGTCGTCCGGGTCGAGGGCGAACACCGACGGCATCCGGTCCGCCAGCAGCTCCTCCAGGCCGCCCTTGGTGATCCCGATGGCCGTCACCGCCGACACGGCGACCGTCACGCCCACCAGCATCGCGGAGGCGGCGGCCGCGGTCCGGGCGCCGTTGGCGCGCAGCTGCTGCACCGACAGCCGGCCGACCGTGCCGAACGGGCGGCGCAGCGCGAGGCCGATCAGCCCGACGATCGGCGGCAGCAGGTGGCGCGCGTACCGCAGGACGGCGAAGAAGGTGAGGATCGCGCCAAGCGTCACCGCGAGCAGCGAGATCGCCGAGCCGCCGAACGCGCCGATCGCCAGCAGCCCCGCGCCCGCCACCAGCATCACGACGGAGACGGCCTCGCGCACCGCGCGCCGGCCCGGCTCGGGCAGGGTCGCGGCGCTGCCGGCGGCGAGGGCGGCGACCGGCGGTACGGCGGAGGCGGCGCGCGCCGGGCGGCGGACCGCCCACAGGGTGAGGAGGACGCCGAACAGTCCGCCGAGGAGGAACGTCCAGCGGCCCGGCATCAGCGAGATCTCGACCGGGCCGAGGTCGGCGAGCCCGGCCAGGAGCGCCGTGCCGAGCGCGCAGGCGCCCGCGCCGGCCGCCAGTCCGGTGCCGGAGGCGAGTACGCCGAGGAGCAGGCCCTGGCGGCGGATGATCCGGCGGATCTGTTCGCGGTCGGCGCCGACGCAGCGCAACAGGGCGAGCTGGCGGGCGCGTTGGGCGAGGACGACGGAGAAGGTGTTGGTGACGACCATCCGCGCCACGGCCATCGCGATGAGGACGAACGACAGCGCCGCCGTGAGCACCACCGCGTACATCGTCTTCCCGCTGCGCATGGCCTCCTCGACGGCCCGGGTGTGGGTACGGGCGGCGACGTCGTCGCCGAGCGCGCGCCGTACATCGGCCGCGACGTCGGACGCGTCGGCGCCGGGGCGCAGCGCGAGGTCGAGGTGGGTGGCGCGCAGGCCGGTGGCGTACGTGGCGGTGGCGGCCTCGGGGATGCCGAGGGCGGGCTGCGAGCCGAGGGTCTGGGAGGAGGCGGTGTCGAGCAGGCCGGTGAGGCGGACGCGGGCGGTGCCGCCGGTGGCGGTGGTGACCGTCACCGTGCCGCCGACGCGGGCGCCGACGCGGGCCGCGCTGTCCTCGTCGAGGGCGATCTCGCCCGCGCGTTCGGGCCAGGCGCCGGTGGCCAGGCGCTGCCAGCGCAGGGCGGGTTCGGCGGCGACGGAGGTGACGAGCGCGCGGTCGTCGAGGGGGCGGCCGGCGGGGGTGAGGACGTTGGCGTGGCCGACGAGGCGGGCGGCGACGGCCGCGACCCGCGGGACCTTCGCGGCCTTGGCGGCGGCGCCGGCCGGGAGGGCGGCACCGGGGGCGCCGCCCCGCGGGGCGACCTGGACGGGCGCGTCGCCGACGTCGATCGCCGCCGACTGCTCGTACGACTGGACGAGCGCGCCCGCGCCGCCGACGGACAGGACGAGGAACGCGACGCCCACGGCGACGGCGGCGCCGGTGAGGACGAGTCGGCGCAGCTGGGAGCGGAAGTCCTTGAGCGTGAAGGAGAGCAGTGAAGCGGAGCGGGTGGGCGGCATGGTCTCCACGCTAGGAGTGAGAGGCCCTCATACGCGGCCCTACCAGGCACGATTCCGGGTCATCCCGGAGTCGGCGGGTCAGGGACGGGGACGTACCTCTCGGGGATGACCCGGTGTACGACCCGGGGCGCGGGGCCGGGCGCGGGACCTGGAGTGGAGCCGGGTCCCGACCTGGTGGGTAGCCGGACGAGAGACCGGCGGGGAAGCCGGGTGCCGGGCCTGGAGCGGGGCCGGGTACGGGCTCGGACGCGGGGCCGCGCGGTGTGCGGGCGGGGTCCGGCCGGCGTAGTCCCACGTCCTCCCGCGGGCCCGAAAACTCAAAGCAAGCACGCTTGATTGTTTCTGTGGTGGCTGCCATGCTCCTCACGCACGTCCGTGACCCGCCCGTCCCCGCCCCGACCCCGAGGGGAGCGCTCCGTGTCCGACCCTGCCGCCGTACTCGACGACCTGCGTGCCGAGAGTGAGGAAGTCGACGCACTCGTACGGGAGTCGAGCGAGGAACAGTGGGCGCTGCCCACGCCCGCGCCGCGCTGGACGGTCGCGCATCAGATCGCCCACCTCGCCTGGACGGACAACGCCGCGCTGCTCGCGGCGACCGACCCGGAGGCGTTCGCGGGGGAGGTGGCGAAGGCCGCCGCGGCGCCCGACCGGTTCGTCGACGACGGCGCCGAGGAGGGCGCGGCGCTGCCGCCCGCCGAACTGCTCGCCCGCTGGCGGGCCGGCCGCGAGGAGCTCCACCGGGTGCTGCGCGAGGCGCCGCCCGGCACTCGATTCCCCTGGTACGGGCCCGCCATGAGCGCCGTCTCGCTCGCGACGGCGCGGCTCATGGAGACCTGGGCGCACGGGCAGGACCTGGCCGACGCCCTCGGGGTCGTCCGCGTGCCGACGGCCCGGCTGCGGCACGTGGCGTGGATCGGACTGCGCTCCCGCGACTACGCGTACCACGTGCGCGGCCTCACCCCGCCCGCCGAGCCCTTCCGGCTCGAACTCGCCTCTCCCAGCGGGGAGATGTGGATGTACGGCCCCGAGGACGCGCCGCAGGCCGTCACCGGACCGGCCCTCGACTTCTGCCTTCTCGTCACCCAGCGCGTCCACCGCGCCGACACCGCGCTCGTCGCGCGCGGTGCCGACGCCGAGCGGTGGCTGGGCATCGCGCAGGCGTTCGCGGGCCCGGCCGGACCGGGGCGGGCACCTCGCGAGACCGGCGCGGAGGGGGAGGCGTGATCCTGCGGGTCGGCAACGCCTCCGGCTTCTACGGCGACCGCTTCGACGCCGTCCGCGAGATGCTGACCGGCGGCGAACTCGACGTCCTCACCGGCGATTACCTCGCCGAACTGACCATGCTCATCCTCGGCCGCGACCTCCTCAAGGACCCCGCGGCCGGATACGCCAAGACCTTCCTGCGCCAGATGGAGGAGGGGCTCGGGCTCGCCCACGAGCGCGGTGTGAAGATCGTCGCCAACGCCGGCGGACTCAACCCGGCCGGTCTCGCCGACGCCCTGCGCGCGCTGGCCGAACGGCTCGGTGTCCCGGTCCGCGTCGCCCACGTCGAGGGCGACCGACTCCCGCCCCGGCTTGGGGTGTTGGCGGCGAACGCCTACCTCGGCGGCGGCGGGATCGCGGCCTGTCTCGCCGCCGGTGCCGATGTCGTCGTGACCGGCCGGGTCACGGACGCCGCGCTCGTCACCGGGCCCGCGCAGTGGTTCTTCGGCTGGCGGCCGGACGACCCGGACTGGCACGACAAGATGGCGGGCGCGGTCGTCGCCGGCCACGTCCTGGAATGCGGCACCCAGGCCACCGGCGGCAACTACGCCTTCTTCACCGAGCACGGCGCGGACGGTCCGGAGGGCCTGGGCGGCCCGGACGGCCCGGACGGCCCGTACCGCCTCCGCCGCCCCGGCTTCCCGCTCGCCGAACTCCACGCCGACGGCACGGCCGTCATCACCAAGCACCCCGGTACCGGCGGCTTCGTCGACACCGGCACCGTCACCGCCCAGCTGCTGTACGAGACGGCCGGCGCCCGCTACGCCGGCCCCGACGTGACCGCCCGGCTCGACACCGTACGGCTCACCCAGGACGGGCCGGACCGGGTACGGATCGACGGGGTACGGGGCGAGGCGCCGCCGCCCACGCTCAAGGCGGGCCTGTGCCGGCTCGGCGGCTTCCGCAACGAGGTCGTCTTCGTGCTCACCGGCCTCGATATCGAGGCGAAGGCCGCGCTCGTCCGCGCCCAGGTCGAGGACGCCCTCGGGAAATCCCGTCCCCAGCAGGTGAGTTGGGAGCTGGTGCGCACCGACCGTCCCGACGCGCCGACCGAGGAGACCGCCAGCGCGCTGCTCCGCCTCGTCGTGCGCGACCAGGACCGGGAGGCCGTCGGCCGGGCCGTCACCGGCGCCGCGATCGAGCCGGCCCTCGCGAGCTACCCGGGCTTCCACGTCACCGCCCCGCCCGGCCGGGGTGCCCCCTACGGGGTCTTCGAGTCGGCGTACGTCCCGGCCGGCGAGGTCGCGCACACGGCCGTGCTGCCCGACGGGACCCGCGTCCCCGTCCCCGTACCGGAGCGCACCCGGCCCCTGGAACCCGTACCGGAACCGCCGCTGCCCGAGCCCCCGCCCGTCCCCGCCGGTCCGGTGCGCCGGGCGCCGCTCGGCCGGGTCGCCGGGGCGCGCAGCGGCGACAAGGGCGGTGACGCGAACGTCGGGGTCTGGGTCCGCGGCGAACCGGCCTGGCGCTGGCTCGTCCACACCCTCACCGTCGACCGCTTCCGCGCCCTGCTGCCCGAGACGTCCGAACTCCCGGTGGAACGCCATGTGCTGCCGCGTCTGCGGGCGCTGAACTTCACCGTGACCGGCCTCCTCGGCGAAGGCGTCGCCTCCCAGGCCCGCTTCGACCCGCAGGCCAAGGCCCTCGGCGAATGGCTGCGCTCCCGCCGTCTCGACATCCCGGAGGAACTGCTGTGACCGTCCTCGCCTCCGCCCTCGACACCGGCGGACCGGACTATACGAGCAACCGTTCGGCCATGCTCGACAAGATCGACGCGCTCGACGCCGAGCACGCGAAGGCGCTCGCGGGCGGCGGCGAGAAGTACGTCGCCCGGCATCGCAAGCGCGGCAAGCTGCTCGCCCGCGAGCGCATCGGACTCCTCGTCGACCCCGACACCCCCTTCCTGGAACTGTCCCCGCTCGCCGCCTGGGGCAGCGACCATGCCGTAGGGGCGTCCCTGGTCACCGGCATCGGGGTGATCGAGGGCGTCGAGTGCCTGATCACCGCCAACGACCCGACCGTGCGCGGCGGCGCCTCCAACCCCTGGACGCTGAAGAAGGCCCTGCGTGCCAACGAGATCGCGTACGCCAACCGCCTCCCCGTCGTCTCGCTCGTCGAGTCCGGCGGCGCCGATCTGCCCTCGCAGAAGGAGATCTTCATCCCCGGCGGGGCGCTCTTCCGCGACCTCACCCGGCTGTCCGCCGCGGGAATCCCGACGGTCGCGGTCGTCTTCGGCAACTCGACGGCCGGCGGCGCGTACGTCCCCGGCATGTCCGACCACACCGTGATGATCAAGGAGCGGTCGAAGGTCTTCCTCGGCGGGCCGCCGCTCGTCAAGATGGCGACGGGGGAGGAGAGCGACGACGAGTCGCTCGGCGGCGCCGAGATGCACGCCCGCGTCTCCGGGCTCGCCGACCACTACGCCGTCGACGAGCACGACGCGCTGCGCCAGGCCCGCCGGATCGTCGCCCGCCTCAACCACCGCAAGGCGCACCCGGATCCGGACCCGCTCGCCGTGCTGCCGCCGAAGTACGACGCGGACGAACTCCTCGGCATCGTGCCCGGCGACCTCAAGACCCCCTTCGACCCGCGCGAGGTGATCGCGCGGATCGTCGACGGCTCGGACTTCGACGAGTTCAAGCCGCTGTACGGGACGAGCCTGGTCACCGGCTGGGCGCGGCTGCACGGCTACCCGGTGGGCGTCCTCGCCAACGCGCAGGGCGTGCTCTTCTCCGCCGAGTCGCAGAAGGCCGCCCAGTTCATCCAGCTCGCCAACCAGCGCGACATCCCGCTGGTCTTCCTGCACAACACCACCGGCTACATGGTCGGCAAGGAGTACGAGCAGGGCGGCATCATCAAGCACGGCGCGATGATGATCAACGCGGTGTCGAACTCGCGCGTCCCGCATCTGTCCGTCCTGATGGGCGCCTCGTACGGGGCCGGGCACTACGGGATGTGCGGCCGGGCGTACGACCCGCGCTTCCTCTTCGCCTGGCCGAGCGCCAAGTCCGCCGTCATGGGGCCGCAACAGCTGGCCGGCGTGCTGTCGATCGTCGCGCGGGCGAGCGCGGCGGCGAAGGGGCAGCCGTACGACGACGAGGCGGACGCCGGACTGCGCGCGATGGTCGAGGCGCAGATCGAGAGCGAATCGCTGCCGATGTTCCTGTCCGGGCGGCTGTACGACGACGGGGTCGTCGACCCGCGCGACACCCGTACCGTCCTCGGGCTCTGCCTGTCCGCGATCCACACGGCACCGGTCGAGGGCGCGCGCGGCGGCTTCGGCGTCTTCCGAATGTGAGGCATCCCGACATGTTGTCGACTCTTCTCGTGGCCAACCGGGGCGAGATCGCCTGCCGGATCTTCCGTACCTGCCGTGACCTGGGCATCGCGACCGTCGCCGTGTACTCCGACGCGGACGCCGACGCCCTGCACGTACGGGAGGCGGACACGGCGGTACGGCTGCCGGGCGCGGCCCCCGCGGACACCTATCTGCGCGGCGACCTGATCGTGAAGGCCGCGCTGGCGGCCGGGGCCGACGCCGTCCACCCCGGCTACGGCTTCCTCTCCGAGAACCCCGGCTTCGCGCGCGCCGTCACCGACGCCGGACTGGTGTGGATCGGCCCGCCGCCGGCCGCGATCGAGGCCATGGCGTCCAAGACCCGTGCCAAGGAACTCCTCGGCGTGCCGCCGCTCGCCGCCGCCGACGTCACCGCCGACGACCTGCCCGTCCTGGTGAAGGCGGCGGCGGGCGGCGGCGGCCGGGGCATGCGTGTCGTACGGCACAGGGCCGACCTGGACGGCGAGTTGAAGGCCGCGTCGGCGGAGGCACTGAGCGCGTTCGGGGACGGCGAGGTCTTCGTCGAGCCGTACGTCGAGAACGGCCGCCACGTCGAGGTGCAGATCCTGGCCGACACCCATGGCACCGTCTGGACCCTCGGCACCCGCGACTGCTCACTCCAGCGCCGCCACCAGAAGGTGATCGAGGAATCCCCGGCGCCCGGTCTGCCGCCCGGACTCGTCGCCTCGCTGTACGAGCGGTCGGCGGCGGCCGCGAAGGCCGTCGGGTACACCGGCGCGGGCACGGTCGAGTTCCTGGTCGCCGGCGGCCGCGCGCACTTCCTGGAGATGAACACCCGCCTCCAGGTCGAACACCCGGTCACCGAGGCCGTGTTCGGTATCGACCTCGTCGCCCTCCAGATCGCCGTCGCCGAGGGCGACGCGCTGCCGCCCGATCCGCCGGAGCCGTCCGGGCACGCCATCGAGGCCCGCCTGTACGCGGAGGACCCGGCCGCCCGCTGGGCCCCGCAGGCCGGCCGGCTGCACACCTTCGAGCTGCCCGGCCTGGGCCTGTCCGGCTCCGGGCTGCCCGGCTCCGGCTCGGCCGGCTCCGGTCTGCCCGGCGGACCGGGCCTCAGGGTCGATACCGGTTACGTCTCCGGCGACACCGTCGGCGTGCACTACGACGCCATGCTCGCCAAGGTCGTCGCCCACGCCCCGACCCGCGCCGCGGCCGCCCGCCTGCTCGCCCGCGGCCTTGAACGCGCCCGTATCCACGGCCCGTCGACCAACCGCGACCTGCTGGTCGCCTCCCTCCGCCACCCCGGCTTCACCGAACCGGCCCGCCTCGGCACCGACTTCTACGCCGAACACCTGGACGTCCTGACGGTCCCGCCGCCGGGCGAGGAGTACGCGGCGGTCGCGGCCGCCCTCGCCGACGCCGCCGTCAACCCATCTCGTTTCGGGGGAGGTTGGCGCAACGTACGGTCGCAGGACGAGCGCCGGGCGTACACCGGACTCGCCCGCACGGGCGACGGCGGTCACGAGGTCGCGTACCGCCCGACCCGCGCCGGCGGCTATCAGGTGACCAGCCCTCCCGGAGTGCGTGCCGTCGCCGTCGCGGCCGACCGCGTCAGCCTCGAAGCCGGCGGAATCGTCCGGCACTTCTCGATCGCCCGCCACGACGGGACCGTGTACGCCGGACCGCACCGCCTTACCCCCGTACCCCGCTTCCCCGACCCCGACGACCAGCGGGAGCCCGGCTCCCTGCTGGCCCCCATGCCCGGCACCGTCGTCCGCGTCGCCGACGGCCTGGCCGTCGGCGGCCGGGTCGAGGCCGGGCAGCCCCTGCTGTGGCTGGAGGCCATGAAGATGGAACACCGGGTCACCGCGCCCGCCTCCGGCACGCTCACCGCGCTCCACGCCGCCCCCGGCCGCCAGGTCGAGGTCGGTGCCCTGCTCGCCGTCGTATCGACCGATGCACAGGAGGAACCGTCCGCATGAGCACCCTCATCGAACCGGCCGAACACACCGCCCTGCGCGCCGCCGTCGCCGCCCTCGGCC contains the following coding sequences:
- a CDS encoding acetyl/propionyl-CoA carboxylase, carboxyltransferase subunit (3-methylcrotonyl-CoA carboxylase, beta chain;~COG4799 Acetyl-CoA carboxylase, carboxyltransferase component (subunits alpha and beta);~acetyl/propionyl-CoA carboxylase, carboxyltransferase subunit [Amycolatopsis mediterranei S699];~identified by MetaGeneAnnotator; putative;~malonate decarboxylase subunit beta; Reviewed; cl17682) produces the protein MTVLASALDTGGPDYTSNRSAMLDKIDALDAEHAKALAGGGEKYVARHRKRGKLLARERIGLLVDPDTPFLELSPLAAWGSDHAVGASLVTGIGVIEGVECLITANDPTVRGGASNPWTLKKALRANEIAYANRLPVVSLVESGGADLPSQKEIFIPGGALFRDLTRLSAAGIPTVAVVFGNSTAGGAYVPGMSDHTVMIKERSKVFLGGPPLVKMATGEESDDESLGGAEMHARVSGLADHYAVDEHDALRQARRIVARLNHRKAHPDPDPLAVLPPKYDADELLGIVPGDLKTPFDPREVIARIVDGSDFDEFKPLYGTSLVTGWARLHGYPVGVLANAQGVLFSAESQKAAQFIQLANQRDIPLVFLHNTTGYMVGKEYEQGGIIKHGAMMINAVSNSRVPHLSVLMGASYGAGHYGMCGRAYDPRFLFAWPSAKSAVMGPQQLAGVLSIVARASAAAKGQPYDDEADAGLRAMVEAQIESESLPMFLSGRLYDDGVVDPRDTRTVLGLCLSAIHTAPVEGARGGFGVFRM
- a CDS encoding methylcrotonyl-CoA carboxylase biotin-containing subunit (ATP-grasp domain; cl17255;~Acetyl/propionyl-CoA carboxylase, alpha subunit [Lipid metabolism];~Biotin carboxylase C-terminal domain; pfam02785;~Carbamoyl-phosphate synthase L chain, N-terminal domain; pfam00289;~Methylcrotonyl-CoA carboxylase biotin-containing subunit [Streptomyces venezuelae ATCC10712];~The biotinyl-domain or biotin carboxyl carrier protein (BCCP) domain is present in all biotin-dependent enzymes, such as acetyl-CoA carboxylase, pyruvate carboxylase, propionyl-CoA carboxylase, methylcrotonyl-CoA carboxylase, geranyl-CoA carboxylase; cd06850;~biotinylation site [posttranslational modification];~carboxyltransferase (CT) interaction site;~identified by MetaGeneAnnotator; putative) — its product is MLSTLLVANRGEIACRIFRTCRDLGIATVAVYSDADADALHVREADTAVRLPGAAPADTYLRGDLIVKAALAAGADAVHPGYGFLSENPGFARAVTDAGLVWIGPPPAAIEAMASKTRAKELLGVPPLAAADVTADDLPVLVKAAAGGGGRGMRVVRHRADLDGELKAASAEALSAFGDGEVFVEPYVENGRHVEVQILADTHGTVWTLGTRDCSLQRRHQKVIEESPAPGLPPGLVASLYERSAAAAKAVGYTGAGTVEFLVAGGRAHFLEMNTRLQVEHPVTEAVFGIDLVALQIAVAEGDALPPDPPEPSGHAIEARLYAEDPAARWAPQAGRLHTFELPGLGLSGSGLPGSGSAGSGLPGGPGLRVDTGYVSGDTVGVHYDAMLAKVVAHAPTRAAAARLLARGLERARIHGPSTNRDLLVASLRHPGFTEPARLGTDFYAEHLDVLTVPPPGEEYAAVAAALADAAVNPSRFGGGWRNVRSQDERRAYTGLARTGDGGHEVAYRPTRAGGYQVTSPPGVRAVAVAADRVSLEAGGIVRHFSIARHDGTVYAGPHRLTPVPRFPDPDDQREPGSLLAPMPGTVVRVADGLAVGGRVEAGQPLLWLEAMKMEHRVTAPASGTLTALHAAPGRQVEVGALLAVVSTDAQEEPSA
- a CDS encoding hypothetical protein (Protein of unknown function (DUF1446); pfam07287;~expressed protein [Streptomyces venezuelae ATCC10712];~identified by MetaGeneAnnotator; putative); amino-acid sequence: MILRVGNASGFYGDRFDAVREMLTGGELDVLTGDYLAELTMLILGRDLLKDPAAGYAKTFLRQMEEGLGLAHERGVKIVANAGGLNPAGLADALRALAERLGVPVRVAHVEGDRLPPRLGVLAANAYLGGGGIAACLAAGADVVVTGRVTDAALVTGPAQWFFGWRPDDPDWHDKMAGAVVAGHVLECGTQATGGNYAFFTEHGADGPEGLGGPDGPDGPYRLRRPGFPLAELHADGTAVITKHPGTGGFVDTGTVTAQLLYETAGARYAGPDVTARLDTVRLTQDGPDRVRIDGVRGEAPPPTLKAGLCRLGGFRNEVVFVLTGLDIEAKAALVRAQVEDALGKSRPQQVSWELVRTDRPDAPTEETASALLRLVVRDQDREAVGRAVTGAAIEPALASYPGFHVTAPPGRGAPYGVFESAYVPAGEVAHTAVLPDGTRVPVPVPERTRPLEPVPEPPLPEPPPVPAGPVRRAPLGRVAGARSGDKGGDANVGVWVRGEPAWRWLVHTLTVDRFRALLPETSELPVERHVLPRLRALNFTVTGLLGEGVASQARFDPQAKALGEWLRSRRLDIPEELL